A stretch of the Oncorhynchus mykiss isolate Arlee unplaced genomic scaffold, USDA_OmykA_1.1 un_scaffold_195, whole genome shotgun sequence genome encodes the following:
- the LOC118947724 gene encoding uncharacterized protein LOC118947724 isoform X1, producing MAKEVVQRDDDDPPREGREVVEEEPVAQLKKEPKKTGKAKRKSSAKKSGEQGTDTDAGLRNKHPDRGSVIELLEKNALKAAFGPGNKDEMEDCYPILISFMRNLTDEQWQVIYKGFKKPMTKEQLAKLCKTIVNFIAQTTLQILLPALARILGVTGFYDNADSLKRGGSARSFTAFEQKRLELIQEVKYLAKEMCNCGGRALRPRSSTPSSKSSQTSLKAHLGMPEDSIISSVQEQLSKSDQMVAAGQLSQIDKVVGTMLENIEKISSEFGEELVYQESLRSSSSLSFSTAKSQKTEWEFALPGTPIPSELPESTAQPIVRCSVIDMSESSKPKTMVCDARTSMFAIADTIMKKVYPEAEGQVTSHPDLTDAIARLEELISQGKIGALSRDLSHQVNRIISDSNLTPLGLTVAAGKSASDTIVSKLKRNDKVGKPTTYELVQLFVEESVKCLLLPSFVPYSTSMSLAQGAKVLARVSEDRISCSSSSSVFSDTVSLFTKVMVSQVMYSVDSDAESIGSSPTESLQTSETTISDVGNLLSDKSSPRLSPSGTIMATSETSNAAQILKANIDGEEVDTTSHSGVAQNIVRDDMSTSPDMVKDVTLPTPSSDNLGSDDDVTDLISMLVMRILTEIQTPAEDYPVDVTRKSQDLIPKVMEVFCAWSGCSETQAYPENLRIHKVYRVVYKNLLEEFGSEKILQQAVSTQDSSFDRILVKSLSEALLHRCNEALRAASRTSVKTTGPKALPLAEDVRASSGKLSFLQRLVRLTSNLKLFKKGNKKDSHRSESEQVQTTAEDGMLPSIVPHAAMSALPKDLPASSQQETPHKRPLLVRMFSAISKGLFKPFKQSLKTK from the exons atggcgaaagag GTAGtacagagagatgatgatgatcccccgagggaggggagggaggttgtTGAGGAAGAACCAGTGGCCCAGCTCAAGAAGGAGCCCAAGAAGACAGGAAAG GCGAAGAGGAAAAGTAGTGCCAAGAAGTCAGGGGAGCAGGGCACTGATACGGATGCAG GATTGAGGAATAAACACCCGGACAGAGGATCTGTTATTGAGCTCTTGGAGAAGAATGCTCTTAAGGCTGCATTCGGCCCAGGCAACAAAGATGAGATGGAGGACTGctacccaatcctcatctcattcatgcgcaatcttactgatga GCAATGGCAAGTGATCTATAAAGGATTTAAAAAACCT ATGACAAAGGAACAGCTTGCAAAATTGTGCAAGACCATTGTCAACTTCATTGCACAGACCACCCTGCAGATCCTGCTGCCGGCCCTGGCCCGCATTCTAGGGGTGACGGGCTTTTATGACAACGCTGACTCACTCAAGAGGGGCGGCAGTGCAAGATCCTTCACTGCCTTTGagcagaaaagactagaactcatcCAGGAAGTTAAATATTTGGCAAAGGAGATGTGTAACTGTGGCGGCAGGGCTCTCCGACCAAGGTCTAGCACACCCTCTTCcaagag ttcccagacctcaCTGAAAGCCCACCTGGGAATGCCAGaggacagtatcatcagcagtgtccaggagcaactgtcaaaatctgaccaaaTGGTGGCTGCAGGACAGCTTTCACAAATAGATAAAGTGGTTGGAACTATGCTGGAGAACATTGAGAAGATAAGCAGCGAATTTGGCGAGGAATTGGTCTATCAAGAGTCACTGCGGTCTTCTTCCTCGTTGTCATTCTCAACTGCCAAATCACAGAAGACAGAGTGGGAATTTGcactccctggcactcccattcCTTCTGAGTTACCCGAGAGTACTGCTCAGCCCATTGTAAGATGCTCAGTCATTGACATGAGCGAATCTAGTAAGCCAAAAACAATGGTGTGTGATGCCAGAACAAGCATGTTTGCCATAGCCGATACCATCATGAAGAAAGTATATCCAGAGGCAGAAGGGCAGGTTACATCTCACCCTGATCTAACAGATGCAATAGCTAGACTGGAGGAGCTCATATCTCAGGGTAAGATTGGTGCTCTCTCCCGTGATCTCAGTCACCAAGTCAACCGCATAATTTCTGATagcaacttgacccctctggGACTGACAGTGGCGGCTGGAAAGAGTGCATCTGATACCATCGTTTCGaagctgaagaggaatgacaaggTGGGGAAGCCCACAACTTACGAGCTGGTTCAGCTGTTTGTAGAGGAGTCTGTTAAGTGCCTCCTGCTTCCTAGTTTTGTGCCCTATTCAActtcaatgagtttggctcagggGGCCAAGGTTTTGGCTAGAGTGTCTGAAGATAGAATTTCATGCTCTTCTTCCTCATCAGTATTTAGTGACACAGTCAGTCTCTTTACCAAAGTTATGGTAAGCCAGGTCATGTACTCTGTGGATTCTGATGCAGAAAGTATAGGATCCTCTCCAACTGAATCTCTCCAAACATCTGAAACCACTATATCTGATGTAGGCAATCTATTGAGTGACAAGTCCTCCCCTCGGCTGTCTCCTTCTGGCACCATTATGGCAACAAGCGAGACCTCCAATGCGGCACAAATCTTGAAGGCCAACATTGATGGAGAGGAAGTGGATACCACCAGTCATTCTGGTGTAGCTCAAAACATTGTCAGGGACGATATGTCAACCAGCCCAGACATGGTCAAAGATGTCACACTTCCAACCCCATCCTCTGATAACTTGGGCAGTGATGATGACGTCACCGACCTCATCAGCATGTTAGTAATGAGAATTCTAACAGAAATCCAAACCCCAGCAGAAGATTACCCAGTTGACGTCACACGCAAGTCACAAGACCTGATCCCCAAAGTTATGGAGGTcttctgtgcatggtcaggctgctctgagacaCAAGCCTATCCAGAGAACTTGAGGATTCATAAAGTCTACAGAGTCGTCTATAAAAATCTGTTGGAGGAGTTTGGCTCGGAGAAAATCCTCCAACAggccgtgtcgactcaggactcTTCATTTGATAGGATTCTTGTCAAGTCTTTGAGTGAAGCGCTTCTCCACAGATGTAATGAGGCATTGAGGGCAGCCTCAAGAACATCAGTCAAAACCACCGGGCCTAAGGCTCTTCCACTGGCTGAGGATGTGAGGGCTAGCAGCGGGAAACTATCTTTTCTACAAAGGCTGGTCAGGCTGACAAGCAACTTAAAG CTATTCAAGAAGGGGAACAAGAAGGATTCCCACCGCTCTGAATCAGAACAAGTACAGACCACTGCTGAAGATGGCATGC TGCCCAGCATAGTGCCACATGCTGCCATGTCTGCACTGCCAAAGGATCTCCCCGCCAGCTCCCAACAGGAGACGCCTCACAAACGTCCACTTCTCGTCAGGATGTTTTCTGCCATCTCCAAAGGCCTGTTCAAGCCCTTCAAACAGTCCTTAAAGACCAAGTAA
- the LOC118947724 gene encoding uncharacterized protein LOC118947724 isoform X2, translating to MAKEVVQRDDDDPPREGREVVEEEPVAQLKKEPKKTGKMTKEQLAKLCKTIVNFIAQTTLQILLPALARILGVTGFYDNADSLKRGGSARSFTAFEQKRLELIQEVKYLAKEMCNCGGRALRPRSSTPSSKSSQTSLKAHLGMPEDSIISSVQEQLSKSDQMVAAGQLSQIDKVVGTMLENIEKISSEFGEELVYQESLRSSSSLSFSTAKSQKTEWEFALPGTPIPSELPESTAQPIVRCSVIDMSESSKPKTMVCDARTSMFAIADTIMKKVYPEAEGQVTSHPDLTDAIARLEELISQGKIGALSRDLSHQVNRIISDSNLTPLGLTVAAGKSASDTIVSKLKRNDKVGKPTTYELVQLFVEESVKCLLLPSFVPYSTSMSLAQGAKVLARVSEDRISCSSSSSVFSDTVSLFTKVMVSQVMYSVDSDAESIGSSPTESLQTSETTISDVGNLLSDKSSPRLSPSGTIMATSETSNAAQILKANIDGEEVDTTSHSGVAQNIVRDDMSTSPDMVKDVTLPTPSSDNLGSDDDVTDLISMLVMRILTEIQTPAEDYPVDVTRKSQDLIPKVMEVFCAWSGCSETQAYPENLRIHKVYRVVYKNLLEEFGSEKILQQAVSTQDSSFDRILVKSLSEALLHRCNEALRAASRTSVKTTGPKALPLAEDVRASSGKLSFLQRLVRLTSNLKLFKKGNKKDSHRSESEQVQTTAEDGMLPSIVPHAAMSALPKDLPASSQQETPHKRPLLVRMFSAISKGLFKPFKQSLKTK from the exons atggcgaaagag GTAGtacagagagatgatgatgatcccccgagggaggggagggaggttgtTGAGGAAGAACCAGTGGCCCAGCTCAAGAAGGAGCCCAAGAAGACAGGAAAG ATGACAAAGGAACAGCTTGCAAAATTGTGCAAGACCATTGTCAACTTCATTGCACAGACCACCCTGCAGATCCTGCTGCCGGCCCTGGCCCGCATTCTAGGGGTGACGGGCTTTTATGACAACGCTGACTCACTCAAGAGGGGCGGCAGTGCAAGATCCTTCACTGCCTTTGagcagaaaagactagaactcatcCAGGAAGTTAAATATTTGGCAAAGGAGATGTGTAACTGTGGCGGCAGGGCTCTCCGACCAAGGTCTAGCACACCCTCTTCcaagag ttcccagacctcaCTGAAAGCCCACCTGGGAATGCCAGaggacagtatcatcagcagtgtccaggagcaactgtcaaaatctgaccaaaTGGTGGCTGCAGGACAGCTTTCACAAATAGATAAAGTGGTTGGAACTATGCTGGAGAACATTGAGAAGATAAGCAGCGAATTTGGCGAGGAATTGGTCTATCAAGAGTCACTGCGGTCTTCTTCCTCGTTGTCATTCTCAACTGCCAAATCACAGAAGACAGAGTGGGAATTTGcactccctggcactcccattcCTTCTGAGTTACCCGAGAGTACTGCTCAGCCCATTGTAAGATGCTCAGTCATTGACATGAGCGAATCTAGTAAGCCAAAAACAATGGTGTGTGATGCCAGAACAAGCATGTTTGCCATAGCCGATACCATCATGAAGAAAGTATATCCAGAGGCAGAAGGGCAGGTTACATCTCACCCTGATCTAACAGATGCAATAGCTAGACTGGAGGAGCTCATATCTCAGGGTAAGATTGGTGCTCTCTCCCGTGATCTCAGTCACCAAGTCAACCGCATAATTTCTGATagcaacttgacccctctggGACTGACAGTGGCGGCTGGAAAGAGTGCATCTGATACCATCGTTTCGaagctgaagaggaatgacaaggTGGGGAAGCCCACAACTTACGAGCTGGTTCAGCTGTTTGTAGAGGAGTCTGTTAAGTGCCTCCTGCTTCCTAGTTTTGTGCCCTATTCAActtcaatgagtttggctcagggGGCCAAGGTTTTGGCTAGAGTGTCTGAAGATAGAATTTCATGCTCTTCTTCCTCATCAGTATTTAGTGACACAGTCAGTCTCTTTACCAAAGTTATGGTAAGCCAGGTCATGTACTCTGTGGATTCTGATGCAGAAAGTATAGGATCCTCTCCAACTGAATCTCTCCAAACATCTGAAACCACTATATCTGATGTAGGCAATCTATTGAGTGACAAGTCCTCCCCTCGGCTGTCTCCTTCTGGCACCATTATGGCAACAAGCGAGACCTCCAATGCGGCACAAATCTTGAAGGCCAACATTGATGGAGAGGAAGTGGATACCACCAGTCATTCTGGTGTAGCTCAAAACATTGTCAGGGACGATATGTCAACCAGCCCAGACATGGTCAAAGATGTCACACTTCCAACCCCATCCTCTGATAACTTGGGCAGTGATGATGACGTCACCGACCTCATCAGCATGTTAGTAATGAGAATTCTAACAGAAATCCAAACCCCAGCAGAAGATTACCCAGTTGACGTCACACGCAAGTCACAAGACCTGATCCCCAAAGTTATGGAGGTcttctgtgcatggtcaggctgctctgagacaCAAGCCTATCCAGAGAACTTGAGGATTCATAAAGTCTACAGAGTCGTCTATAAAAATCTGTTGGAGGAGTTTGGCTCGGAGAAAATCCTCCAACAggccgtgtcgactcaggactcTTCATTTGATAGGATTCTTGTCAAGTCTTTGAGTGAAGCGCTTCTCCACAGATGTAATGAGGCATTGAGGGCAGCCTCAAGAACATCAGTCAAAACCACCGGGCCTAAGGCTCTTCCACTGGCTGAGGATGTGAGGGCTAGCAGCGGGAAACTATCTTTTCTACAAAGGCTGGTCAGGCTGACAAGCAACTTAAAG CTATTCAAGAAGGGGAACAAGAAGGATTCCCACCGCTCTGAATCAGAACAAGTACAGACCACTGCTGAAGATGGCATGC TGCCCAGCATAGTGCCACATGCTGCCATGTCTGCACTGCCAAAGGATCTCCCCGCCAGCTCCCAACAGGAGACGCCTCACAAACGTCCACTTCTCGTCAGGATGTTTTCTGCCATCTCCAAAGGCCTGTTCAAGCCCTTCAAACAGTCCTTAAAGACCAAGTAA
- the LOC118947724 gene encoding uncharacterized protein LOC118947724 isoform X3: MMMIPRGRGGRLLRKNQWPSSRRSPRRQERQWQVIYKGFKKPMTKEQLAKLCKTIVNFIAQTTLQILLPALARILGVTGFYDNADSLKRGGSARSFTAFEQKRLELIQEVKYLAKEMCNCGGRALRPRSSTPSSKSSQTSLKAHLGMPEDSIISSVQEQLSKSDQMVAAGQLSQIDKVVGTMLENIEKISSEFGEELVYQESLRSSSSLSFSTAKSQKTEWEFALPGTPIPSELPESTAQPIVRCSVIDMSESSKPKTMVCDARTSMFAIADTIMKKVYPEAEGQVTSHPDLTDAIARLEELISQGKIGALSRDLSHQVNRIISDSNLTPLGLTVAAGKSASDTIVSKLKRNDKVGKPTTYELVQLFVEESVKCLLLPSFVPYSTSMSLAQGAKVLARVSEDRISCSSSSSVFSDTVSLFTKVMVSQVMYSVDSDAESIGSSPTESLQTSETTISDVGNLLSDKSSPRLSPSGTIMATSETSNAAQILKANIDGEEVDTTSHSGVAQNIVRDDMSTSPDMVKDVTLPTPSSDNLGSDDDVTDLISMLVMRILTEIQTPAEDYPVDVTRKSQDLIPKVMEVFCAWSGCSETQAYPENLRIHKVYRVVYKNLLEEFGSEKILQQAVSTQDSSFDRILVKSLSEALLHRCNEALRAASRTSVKTTGPKALPLAEDVRASSGKLSFLQRLVRLTSNLKLFKKGNKKDSHRSESEQVQTTAEDGMLPSIVPHAAMSALPKDLPASSQQETPHKRPLLVRMFSAISKGLFKPFKQSLKTK; the protein is encoded by the exons atgatgatgatcccccgagggaggggagggaggttgtTGAGGAAGAACCAGTGGCCCAGCTCAAGAAGGAGCCCAAGAAGACAGGAAAG GCAATGGCAAGTGATCTATAAAGGATTTAAAAAACCT ATGACAAAGGAACAGCTTGCAAAATTGTGCAAGACCATTGTCAACTTCATTGCACAGACCACCCTGCAGATCCTGCTGCCGGCCCTGGCCCGCATTCTAGGGGTGACGGGCTTTTATGACAACGCTGACTCACTCAAGAGGGGCGGCAGTGCAAGATCCTTCACTGCCTTTGagcagaaaagactagaactcatcCAGGAAGTTAAATATTTGGCAAAGGAGATGTGTAACTGTGGCGGCAGGGCTCTCCGACCAAGGTCTAGCACACCCTCTTCcaagag ttcccagacctcaCTGAAAGCCCACCTGGGAATGCCAGaggacagtatcatcagcagtgtccaggagcaactgtcaaaatctgaccaaaTGGTGGCTGCAGGACAGCTTTCACAAATAGATAAAGTGGTTGGAACTATGCTGGAGAACATTGAGAAGATAAGCAGCGAATTTGGCGAGGAATTGGTCTATCAAGAGTCACTGCGGTCTTCTTCCTCGTTGTCATTCTCAACTGCCAAATCACAGAAGACAGAGTGGGAATTTGcactccctggcactcccattcCTTCTGAGTTACCCGAGAGTACTGCTCAGCCCATTGTAAGATGCTCAGTCATTGACATGAGCGAATCTAGTAAGCCAAAAACAATGGTGTGTGATGCCAGAACAAGCATGTTTGCCATAGCCGATACCATCATGAAGAAAGTATATCCAGAGGCAGAAGGGCAGGTTACATCTCACCCTGATCTAACAGATGCAATAGCTAGACTGGAGGAGCTCATATCTCAGGGTAAGATTGGTGCTCTCTCCCGTGATCTCAGTCACCAAGTCAACCGCATAATTTCTGATagcaacttgacccctctggGACTGACAGTGGCGGCTGGAAAGAGTGCATCTGATACCATCGTTTCGaagctgaagaggaatgacaaggTGGGGAAGCCCACAACTTACGAGCTGGTTCAGCTGTTTGTAGAGGAGTCTGTTAAGTGCCTCCTGCTTCCTAGTTTTGTGCCCTATTCAActtcaatgagtttggctcagggGGCCAAGGTTTTGGCTAGAGTGTCTGAAGATAGAATTTCATGCTCTTCTTCCTCATCAGTATTTAGTGACACAGTCAGTCTCTTTACCAAAGTTATGGTAAGCCAGGTCATGTACTCTGTGGATTCTGATGCAGAAAGTATAGGATCCTCTCCAACTGAATCTCTCCAAACATCTGAAACCACTATATCTGATGTAGGCAATCTATTGAGTGACAAGTCCTCCCCTCGGCTGTCTCCTTCTGGCACCATTATGGCAACAAGCGAGACCTCCAATGCGGCACAAATCTTGAAGGCCAACATTGATGGAGAGGAAGTGGATACCACCAGTCATTCTGGTGTAGCTCAAAACATTGTCAGGGACGATATGTCAACCAGCCCAGACATGGTCAAAGATGTCACACTTCCAACCCCATCCTCTGATAACTTGGGCAGTGATGATGACGTCACCGACCTCATCAGCATGTTAGTAATGAGAATTCTAACAGAAATCCAAACCCCAGCAGAAGATTACCCAGTTGACGTCACACGCAAGTCACAAGACCTGATCCCCAAAGTTATGGAGGTcttctgtgcatggtcaggctgctctgagacaCAAGCCTATCCAGAGAACTTGAGGATTCATAAAGTCTACAGAGTCGTCTATAAAAATCTGTTGGAGGAGTTTGGCTCGGAGAAAATCCTCCAACAggccgtgtcgactcaggactcTTCATTTGATAGGATTCTTGTCAAGTCTTTGAGTGAAGCGCTTCTCCACAGATGTAATGAGGCATTGAGGGCAGCCTCAAGAACATCAGTCAAAACCACCGGGCCTAAGGCTCTTCCACTGGCTGAGGATGTGAGGGCTAGCAGCGGGAAACTATCTTTTCTACAAAGGCTGGTCAGGCTGACAAGCAACTTAAAG CTATTCAAGAAGGGGAACAAGAAGGATTCCCACCGCTCTGAATCAGAACAAGTACAGACCACTGCTGAAGATGGCATGC TGCCCAGCATAGTGCCACATGCTGCCATGTCTGCACTGCCAAAGGATCTCCCCGCCAGCTCCCAACAGGAGACGCCTCACAAACGTCCACTTCTCGTCAGGATGTTTTCTGCCATCTCCAAAGGCCTGTTCAAGCCCTTCAAACAGTCCTTAAAGACCAAGTAA
- the LOC118947724 gene encoding uncharacterized protein LOC118947724 isoform X4, translating to MEDCYPILISFMRNLTDEQWQVIYKGFKKPMTKEQLAKLCKTIVNFIAQTTLQILLPALARILGVTGFYDNADSLKRGGSARSFTAFEQKRLELIQEVKYLAKEMCNCGGRALRPRSSTPSSKSSQTSLKAHLGMPEDSIISSVQEQLSKSDQMVAAGQLSQIDKVVGTMLENIEKISSEFGEELVYQESLRSSSSLSFSTAKSQKTEWEFALPGTPIPSELPESTAQPIVRCSVIDMSESSKPKTMVCDARTSMFAIADTIMKKVYPEAEGQVTSHPDLTDAIARLEELISQGKIGALSRDLSHQVNRIISDSNLTPLGLTVAAGKSASDTIVSKLKRNDKVGKPTTYELVQLFVEESVKCLLLPSFVPYSTSMSLAQGAKVLARVSEDRISCSSSSSVFSDTVSLFTKVMVSQVMYSVDSDAESIGSSPTESLQTSETTISDVGNLLSDKSSPRLSPSGTIMATSETSNAAQILKANIDGEEVDTTSHSGVAQNIVRDDMSTSPDMVKDVTLPTPSSDNLGSDDDVTDLISMLVMRILTEIQTPAEDYPVDVTRKSQDLIPKVMEVFCAWSGCSETQAYPENLRIHKVYRVVYKNLLEEFGSEKILQQAVSTQDSSFDRILVKSLSEALLHRCNEALRAASRTSVKTTGPKALPLAEDVRASSGKLSFLQRLVRLTSNLKLFKKGNKKDSHRSESEQVQTTAEDGMLPSIVPHAAMSALPKDLPASSQQETPHKRPLLVRMFSAISKGLFKPFKQSLKTK from the exons ATGGAGGACTGctacccaatcctcatctcattcatgcgcaatcttactgatga GCAATGGCAAGTGATCTATAAAGGATTTAAAAAACCT ATGACAAAGGAACAGCTTGCAAAATTGTGCAAGACCATTGTCAACTTCATTGCACAGACCACCCTGCAGATCCTGCTGCCGGCCCTGGCCCGCATTCTAGGGGTGACGGGCTTTTATGACAACGCTGACTCACTCAAGAGGGGCGGCAGTGCAAGATCCTTCACTGCCTTTGagcagaaaagactagaactcatcCAGGAAGTTAAATATTTGGCAAAGGAGATGTGTAACTGTGGCGGCAGGGCTCTCCGACCAAGGTCTAGCACACCCTCTTCcaagag ttcccagacctcaCTGAAAGCCCACCTGGGAATGCCAGaggacagtatcatcagcagtgtccaggagcaactgtcaaaatctgaccaaaTGGTGGCTGCAGGACAGCTTTCACAAATAGATAAAGTGGTTGGAACTATGCTGGAGAACATTGAGAAGATAAGCAGCGAATTTGGCGAGGAATTGGTCTATCAAGAGTCACTGCGGTCTTCTTCCTCGTTGTCATTCTCAACTGCCAAATCACAGAAGACAGAGTGGGAATTTGcactccctggcactcccattcCTTCTGAGTTACCCGAGAGTACTGCTCAGCCCATTGTAAGATGCTCAGTCATTGACATGAGCGAATCTAGTAAGCCAAAAACAATGGTGTGTGATGCCAGAACAAGCATGTTTGCCATAGCCGATACCATCATGAAGAAAGTATATCCAGAGGCAGAAGGGCAGGTTACATCTCACCCTGATCTAACAGATGCAATAGCTAGACTGGAGGAGCTCATATCTCAGGGTAAGATTGGTGCTCTCTCCCGTGATCTCAGTCACCAAGTCAACCGCATAATTTCTGATagcaacttgacccctctggGACTGACAGTGGCGGCTGGAAAGAGTGCATCTGATACCATCGTTTCGaagctgaagaggaatgacaaggTGGGGAAGCCCACAACTTACGAGCTGGTTCAGCTGTTTGTAGAGGAGTCTGTTAAGTGCCTCCTGCTTCCTAGTTTTGTGCCCTATTCAActtcaatgagtttggctcagggGGCCAAGGTTTTGGCTAGAGTGTCTGAAGATAGAATTTCATGCTCTTCTTCCTCATCAGTATTTAGTGACACAGTCAGTCTCTTTACCAAAGTTATGGTAAGCCAGGTCATGTACTCTGTGGATTCTGATGCAGAAAGTATAGGATCCTCTCCAACTGAATCTCTCCAAACATCTGAAACCACTATATCTGATGTAGGCAATCTATTGAGTGACAAGTCCTCCCCTCGGCTGTCTCCTTCTGGCACCATTATGGCAACAAGCGAGACCTCCAATGCGGCACAAATCTTGAAGGCCAACATTGATGGAGAGGAAGTGGATACCACCAGTCATTCTGGTGTAGCTCAAAACATTGTCAGGGACGATATGTCAACCAGCCCAGACATGGTCAAAGATGTCACACTTCCAACCCCATCCTCTGATAACTTGGGCAGTGATGATGACGTCACCGACCTCATCAGCATGTTAGTAATGAGAATTCTAACAGAAATCCAAACCCCAGCAGAAGATTACCCAGTTGACGTCACACGCAAGTCACAAGACCTGATCCCCAAAGTTATGGAGGTcttctgtgcatggtcaggctgctctgagacaCAAGCCTATCCAGAGAACTTGAGGATTCATAAAGTCTACAGAGTCGTCTATAAAAATCTGTTGGAGGAGTTTGGCTCGGAGAAAATCCTCCAACAggccgtgtcgactcaggactcTTCATTTGATAGGATTCTTGTCAAGTCTTTGAGTGAAGCGCTTCTCCACAGATGTAATGAGGCATTGAGGGCAGCCTCAAGAACATCAGTCAAAACCACCGGGCCTAAGGCTCTTCCACTGGCTGAGGATGTGAGGGCTAGCAGCGGGAAACTATCTTTTCTACAAAGGCTGGTCAGGCTGACAAGCAACTTAAAG CTATTCAAGAAGGGGAACAAGAAGGATTCCCACCGCTCTGAATCAGAACAAGTACAGACCACTGCTGAAGATGGCATGC TGCCCAGCATAGTGCCACATGCTGCCATGTCTGCACTGCCAAAGGATCTCCCCGCCAGCTCCCAACAGGAGACGCCTCACAAACGTCCACTTCTCGTCAGGATGTTTTCTGCCATCTCCAAAGGCCTGTTCAAGCCCTTCAAACAGTCCTTAAAGACCAAGTAA